The Dyadobacter subterraneus genome window below encodes:
- a CDS encoding SDR family NAD(P)-dependent oxidoreductase translates to MPESNFNEEISQSTIFSLEGKLALITGGGSGIGFYIAQCMVQAGAKVVLTGRREAVLQETVEKLGSKATYFVNDITQLETIPALVEAIEAQCGPIDILVNNAGINMKKFAVEVTDADFDKVIQTNLHAVFSMTRECGKRMIERKSGSIIMITSMAAIYGIDRVVAYTASKSAVGGMVKALTTEFSPYNVRINAVAPGFIETPMMLTAMNGDSSRRDKAMDRTPMGTWGKPEDIGWAAVFLASNAAKFITGVSLPVDGGNSIGF, encoded by the coding sequence ATGCCCGAATCAAATTTTAATGAGGAAATCTCACAATCCACTATTTTTTCATTGGAAGGCAAATTAGCCCTCATTACCGGAGGCGGTAGCGGTATCGGATTTTACATTGCACAATGTATGGTTCAAGCCGGAGCAAAAGTTGTACTGACTGGCCGCCGTGAAGCCGTTTTGCAGGAAACAGTGGAAAAATTAGGGTCAAAAGCAACTTATTTCGTCAATGACATTACACAATTGGAAACAATTCCGGCGCTTGTTGAAGCGATTGAAGCTCAATGCGGACCGATAGATATCCTGGTTAATAATGCCGGAATCAATATGAAAAAGTTTGCTGTGGAAGTAACGGATGCGGATTTTGATAAAGTCATACAAACAAACCTGCACGCCGTTTTTTCCATGACGCGTGAATGTGGAAAACGGATGATAGAAAGAAAATCAGGCTCAATTATCATGATCACATCCATGGCCGCCATTTATGGAATTGACAGAGTTGTGGCGTACACAGCATCCAAATCAGCCGTTGGCGGTATGGTAAAAGCCTTAACCACAGAATTTTCGCCGTATAATGTCAGAATTAATGCCGTTGCACCCGGATTTATAGAAACACCCATGATGCTGACGGCCATGAACGGAGATTCTTCGCGTAGAGATAAGGCCATGGACCGCACACCAATGGGAACCTGGGGAAAACCGGAAGACATTGGCTGGGCAGCAGTATTTCTGGCGTCAAATGCGGCAAAATTTATTACCGGCGTTTCGCTTCCGGTTGATGGTGGAAATTCTATCGGATTTTGA
- a CDS encoding ThuA domain-containing protein, with the protein MKRTVFEKLTCLILVLSMAFCSIPAQAQKIKWNKVKILVYTKNGKGYIHDNIANSVEAIQALGKQYGFTVDASDDPSKFTDENLKQYDALVFSNTNNDVFDTDAQRVALMRYIQAGGNFVGLHSACGTERSWRWFKNLLGGTFFWHEPGQSFTVNILDAKNPSLSHLPQKWNREKDEFYFLKEMSVNLNVLAVNDHTTIQKPAGKALDTFGNVFPSVWWHEYDGGRAFYTSIGHEKDDYLKDDLRKHVLGGIEWAIGSQRPRNYSKAYAKTPSDEVQTK; encoded by the coding sequence ATGAAAAGAACAGTTTTTGAAAAATTAACCTGTTTGATACTGGTGCTGTCAATGGCATTTTGCAGCATACCGGCACAGGCACAAAAAATCAAGTGGAACAAAGTTAAAATCCTTGTTTACACCAAAAATGGTAAGGGTTATATTCATGACAACATAGCCAATTCCGTCGAAGCGATTCAGGCACTTGGGAAACAGTATGGTTTTACAGTTGATGCAAGTGATGATCCTTCAAAATTCACAGATGAAAATCTGAAACAATATGATGCGCTGGTTTTTTCAAATACAAATAATGACGTTTTTGATACCGATGCACAGCGCGTTGCCTTGATGCGTTACATACAGGCAGGCGGAAATTTTGTGGGTTTGCATTCGGCTTGTGGTACTGAGCGCAGTTGGAGATGGTTTAAGAATTTGCTTGGCGGCACTTTTTTCTGGCATGAACCCGGACAAAGTTTTACTGTCAATATTCTTGATGCTAAAAATCCTTCACTTTCACATTTGCCTCAAAAATGGAACCGAGAAAAGGATGAGTTTTACTTTCTCAAAGAAATGAGCGTAAACCTGAATGTGCTTGCCGTGAACGATCATACAACCATTCAGAAACCTGCCGGAAAAGCGCTTGACACTTTCGGAAATGTATTTCCATCTGTCTGGTGGCATGAATATGACGGAGGCCGCGCTTTTTACACTTCCATCGGACACGAAAAAGACGATTACCTAAAAGACGATTTACGTAAACACGTTTTAGGAGGAATTGAATGGGCAATCGGCTCACAAAGACCACGTAATTACAGCAAAGCATACGCAAAAACCCCATCGGACGAAGTCCAAACCAAATAG
- a CDS encoding Gfo/Idh/MocA family protein, with protein sequence MHNSEEKNQSRRSFLKTAGTGTAGIIAASMFPTIVPASVFGKNAPSNKINIGQIGFGRIGSSHDLPEVIKNEAAHVIAVADLDKNRLAQGKIWIEKKYAERTGKEKYLDVKTYDDYQEILARKDIDAVIISTPDHWHAQPAMEAAVAGKHIYMQKPTSLTIREGRQMADMVIKKKVIFQLGSQQRSISPWPQFKRTCELVRNGRIGKLKKVYVGLPGDPSGGNPAKMPVPSNLNYDMWLGSTPDIYYTLDRVHSQTDMLNERPGWLRLEQFGAGMITGWGSHHIDIAHWGMDTELTGPIEIEGKATFPAPGSGLWDVHGDFLVNSKYANGVEMEIGGTNPNGVKFEGTEGWIFVSRGNVGVTASDPGAAQSAKENKAFYASDPKILGSVIGQNEIHLYESPEQHQNWIESIQSGKQTISHAEIAQRSCTACLLAHTAMKLGRKLKWDPKKEDFIGDKEASATLSRPQRGPYGTTKVKG encoded by the coding sequence ATGCATAACTCAGAAGAAAAAAATCAAAGCAGAAGATCATTTCTGAAAACGGCCGGAACGGGTACCGCGGGTATCATCGCCGCGTCAATGTTCCCAACGATTGTTCCAGCCAGCGTTTTTGGTAAAAATGCACCAAGCAATAAAATCAATATCGGACAAATCGGATTCGGCCGGATAGGCTCTTCGCACGATTTGCCAGAAGTTATAAAAAATGAAGCTGCACACGTAATTGCGGTAGCGGATCTTGACAAAAACCGTTTGGCACAAGGAAAAATCTGGATTGAAAAAAAATATGCTGAACGAACCGGAAAAGAGAAATATCTGGACGTAAAAACCTACGATGATTATCAAGAAATCCTGGCAAGAAAGGATATAGACGCAGTTATTATCAGTACGCCGGATCACTGGCATGCACAACCAGCCATGGAAGCAGCCGTAGCCGGAAAACATATTTACATGCAAAAGCCTACTTCCCTGACCATTAGAGAAGGTCGACAAATGGCTGATATGGTTATAAAGAAAAAAGTCATTTTTCAGTTGGGAAGTCAGCAAAGATCGATAAGCCCGTGGCCTCAATTTAAAAGAACTTGCGAACTGGTGCGTAACGGAAGAATCGGGAAATTGAAAAAGGTATATGTTGGACTTCCTGGTGATCCTTCGGGCGGAAATCCTGCAAAAATGCCGGTTCCTTCGAATTTGAATTATGATATGTGGCTGGGCTCAACTCCGGACATTTATTACACCCTGGACCGGGTTCATTCCCAAACTGATATGCTAAATGAACGTCCGGGATGGTTACGTCTGGAACAATTTGGTGCCGGAATGATCACAGGCTGGGGATCACATCATATTGATATTGCCCATTGGGGAATGGATACCGAGTTAACCGGACCAATTGAGATCGAAGGAAAGGCAACATTTCCGGCTCCCGGTTCAGGATTGTGGGATGTTCACGGCGACTTTTTAGTTAACTCAAAATATGCAAACGGCGTAGAAATGGAAATTGGCGGGACTAACCCCAACGGTGTAAAATTTGAAGGAACAGAAGGTTGGATTTTTGTTTCTCGTGGTAATGTAGGCGTAACAGCCTCTGATCCTGGCGCAGCACAATCAGCAAAAGAAAACAAAGCATTCTATGCAAGTGACCCAAAAATTCTTGGATCGGTAATCGGACAAAATGAAATTCATTTATATGAAAGTCCGGAGCAGCACCAAAACTGGATCGAAAGTATTCAGAGCGGCAAACAAACGATAAGTCACGCTGAAATTGCTCAACGCTCCTGCACTGCCTGTCTTCTGGCTCATACGGCTATGAAACTTGGCAGAAAACTGAAATGGGATCCTAAAAAAGAAGATTTTATTGGTGACAAAGAAGCCAGTGCAACATTATCAAGACCACAACGCGGACCTTATGGAACGACGAAGGTGAAAGGCTGA
- a CDS encoding N-acyl-D-amino-acid deacylase family protein: MKHLLLSLLFCACLFSCSSKNKYETIIRNGIIYDGNGEKPFTADIGINADTIAFIGDLKNESAKNEIDAKGKAIAPGFINMLSWATESLIQDGRSQSDIRQGVTLEVMGEGTSMGPLNPKMKSELQKGQSDIKYKINWNTLGEYLNFLEKKGISCNVASFIGAGTVRTYVVGEDNRKATAAELDSMQLLVKSAMEEGAMGVGSSLIYPPDFFADTQELIALCKEASKHGGMYISHMRSEGNKLDEAVEELITISKEANIPAEIYHLKAAGKDNRKKMDGVIKRIEKARAEGLHITADMYTYLAGATGLTASFPPSLQDGGFGKLWLRLQDPAIRAKMAKAMKTNPSDWENLYYGAGSAEKVLLLGFKQDSLKKYTGKTLAEVAKIKGKSPQETAMDLIVQDSTRIGAAYFLMNEENVKKQVALPWVSFGSDEGSYTPEGVFLKSQPHPRAYGNFIRVIGQYSRDEKLLPLEKAIYKLAKLPATNLKLKKRGELKAGYFADVIIFDPQKVKDLATYDKPQQFATGISDVFVNGVAVLKNGEHTGATPGKFVKGPGYKSGNK; encoded by the coding sequence ATGAAACATCTGCTACTTTCACTCCTATTTTGCGCCTGTCTGTTTTCTTGTTCGTCAAAAAACAAATATGAAACTATCATCCGTAACGGAATAATCTACGATGGAAATGGAGAAAAACCATTCACCGCGGATATCGGAATTAATGCAGATACCATCGCTTTCATTGGCGATCTAAAAAATGAATCCGCTAAAAATGAAATAGACGCGAAAGGAAAAGCGATTGCGCCAGGTTTTATTAATATGCTGAGTTGGGCAACGGAATCTTTGATTCAGGATGGTCGCAGTCAGAGTGATATCAGACAAGGAGTAACCTTGGAAGTAATGGGAGAAGGCACCAGTATGGGGCCGCTAAACCCGAAAATGAAATCTGAACTGCAAAAAGGACAAAGCGATATTAAATACAAAATCAACTGGAATACGCTGGGTGAATATCTCAATTTTCTGGAAAAGAAAGGGATAAGCTGTAATGTGGCTTCGTTTATTGGTGCTGGTACAGTGCGGACTTATGTTGTTGGAGAAGATAACCGCAAAGCCACAGCCGCTGAACTTGACAGCATGCAGTTATTAGTAAAATCGGCCATGGAAGAAGGTGCCATGGGTGTGGGTTCTTCTTTAATTTATCCTCCTGATTTTTTCGCTGATACGCAGGAATTGATTGCGTTATGCAAAGAGGCATCGAAACATGGCGGCATGTACATTTCCCATATGCGTAGCGAGGGAAATAAACTGGATGAGGCTGTCGAAGAATTAATTACAATTTCCAAAGAAGCCAACATCCCGGCAGAAATATATCACCTCAAGGCAGCAGGAAAAGATAACCGGAAGAAAATGGACGGCGTGATCAAACGCATTGAAAAAGCAAGAGCCGAAGGTTTGCACATTACCGCTGACATGTACACGTACCTTGCCGGCGCTACCGGACTTACCGCCTCATTTCCTCCTTCTTTGCAGGATGGCGGTTTTGGAAAATTATGGCTGCGTTTGCAGGATCCGGCCATCAGAGCCAAAATGGCGAAAGCAATGAAAACGAATCCTTCTGATTGGGAAAATCTTTATTACGGCGCAGGATCGGCTGAAAAGGTATTATTGCTTGGTTTCAAACAAGATTCGTTAAAGAAATATACCGGGAAAACTTTGGCAGAAGTGGCTAAAATAAAAGGAAAATCACCCCAGGAAACGGCTATGGATCTGATCGTTCAGGATAGTACAAGAATTGGTGCTGCGTATTTTCTTATGAACGAGGAAAACGTCAAAAAACAAGTTGCTTTACCGTGGGTAAGTTTCGGATCTGACGAAGGAAGTTATACGCCGGAAGGAGTTTTTCTTAAATCGCAGCCACATCCAAGAGCTTATGGGAATTTCATTCGGGTGATCGGCCAGTATTCCAGGGATGAGAAATTATTGCCTTTGGAAAAAGCCATTTATAAACTGGCAAAGCTCCCGGCTACAAATTTAAAGCTCAAAAAACGTGGTGAACTTAAAGCGGGTTATTTCGCGGATGTGATAATTTTTGATCCGCAAAAGGTGAAAGATTTAGCAACCTACGACAAACCACAACAATTTGCCACCGGCATTTCTGATGTTTTTGTAAATGGTGTTGCGGTTTTGAAAAACGGTGAACACACCGGCGCCACTCCCGGAAAATTCGTAAAGGGCCCCGGATACAAATCCGGTAACAAATAG
- a CDS encoding AraC family transcriptional regulator encodes MKAPIHKNIESQVRLVTVHELKEPHFDPNWHFHPHYQLFTVLEGTGKRLIGDSIHTFEPGDTVFLGPDIPHLWRSDPAYFAGDTALFTHGVVLYFQEDFLGKEFFEKSEMLALKQLLIDSKRGIAYKGELRDHIRQELLELRNAEGFQGILKLLTLLNKLAHEEGGTPIASYGYVNTYKVSETERMQKVHNYVLQHFAQEIRLGDVASLAGMSEAAFCRYFKARCNKTFIDFVNEIRVGHACKLLLEDQWTIAQIAYDSGFDSLSNFNRNFKRYIGHTPREYKGNY; translated from the coding sequence ATGAAAGCTCCGATCCATAAAAATATTGAAAGTCAGGTACGCCTGGTGACAGTGCATGAATTAAAAGAGCCTCATTTTGATCCAAACTGGCATTTTCATCCGCATTACCAGCTTTTTACGGTTTTGGAAGGAACCGGAAAACGTTTGATCGGAGATTCAATTCATACCTTTGAGCCGGGAGATACCGTTTTTCTCGGACCCGATATTCCGCATTTATGGAGAAGTGATCCGGCATATTTTGCGGGAGATACAGCATTATTTACACATGGCGTTGTTCTCTATTTTCAGGAAGATTTTTTGGGAAAGGAGTTTTTTGAAAAATCGGAAATGCTTGCTTTAAAACAACTTCTGATTGATTCAAAACGTGGGATTGCTTATAAAGGAGAACTTCGGGATCATATTCGTCAGGAGCTTTTGGAGTTAAGAAATGCAGAAGGATTTCAGGGAATATTAAAACTTCTGACTTTGCTTAATAAACTTGCTCATGAAGAAGGCGGTACGCCAATAGCTAGTTATGGCTACGTTAACACCTACAAAGTTTCGGAGACTGAAAGAATGCAAAAAGTGCATAATTACGTGCTCCAGCATTTTGCCCAGGAAATCAGGCTTGGAGATGTTGCATCGCTTGCAGGTATGAGTGAAGCCGCTTTTTGTCGTTATTTCAAAGCTCGTTGTAACAAAACTTTTATTGATTTTGTAAACGAAATAAGAGTCGGACATGCCTGCAAATTACTACTGGAAGACCAATGGACAATTGCACAAATCGCCTATGACAGCGGTTTCGATTCGTTATCAAATTTCAACCGGAATTTCAAACGTTACATCGGTCACACCCCAAGAGAATACAAAGGCAATTATTAA
- a CDS encoding sugar phosphate isomerase/epimerase family protein: MKYSMNLLLWGNQIDDSLFPTLELIKEIGFDGVEVPIFNTNPEHWFKFRKKLDDLGLACETDTICGPDNHLISADPSMRKSTLEHLKRVIDCSLVLGATKLMGPYHSALGVFTGQPATSDEWKWGVDSIRELADYAGELDITLGLEYLNRFELYLTSCGDELIRFVDEVNHPNCKIMFDTFHANIEEKNIGDTMRKMSDRISFIQLSENDRSTPGKGNVDWEGIFDAIRDLKYDGWISIEAFSPKLPVANIWRKMFDSEEQLMRDGFSFIKSNIENPQVPKLISL; this comes from the coding sequence ATGAAATATAGCATGAATCTTCTCCTTTGGGGAAATCAAATTGACGACTCTCTTTTTCCTACCCTTGAACTGATAAAAGAAATTGGATTCGACGGGGTTGAAGTACCGATATTTAATACAAATCCTGAACACTGGTTTAAATTCCGTAAAAAACTGGACGATCTGGGATTAGCATGCGAAACCGATACCATTTGCGGTCCGGATAATCATTTGATCAGTGCTGATCCTTCAATGCGCAAATCGACATTGGAACATTTAAAGCGTGTCATCGATTGTTCCCTGGTTTTGGGTGCTACAAAATTGATGGGACCATATCATTCCGCATTAGGTGTTTTCACCGGACAGCCCGCTACTTCTGATGAATGGAAATGGGGGGTTGACAGTATCCGTGAATTGGCAGATTATGCCGGGGAACTTGATATCACTTTGGGTCTGGAATATCTGAATCGCTTCGAATTATATCTTACCAGCTGCGGAGATGAACTAATCCGTTTTGTAGACGAAGTGAATCATCCGAATTGCAAGATCATGTTTGACACTTTTCACGCAAACATTGAAGAGAAAAATATCGGTGATACGATGCGCAAAATGAGCGACAGGATTTCTTTCATCCAGCTTTCTGAAAACGATAGATCGACGCCAGGGAAAGGAAATGTGGATTGGGAGGGAATTTTTGATGCGATCCGCGATCTGAAATATGACGGCTGGATCAGTATCGAAGCTTTTAGTCCAAAATTGCCCGTTGCTAATATCTGGCGAAAAATGTTTGATTCAGAAGAACAACTTATGCGTGACGGTTTTTCTTTTATCAAATCAAATATTGAAAACCCGCAAGTTCCCAAATTGATTTCTCTTTAA
- a CDS encoding acyltransferase family protein, producing the protein MKTRLISLDVLRGLTIILMTIVNNPGDWGHVYSPLLHAEWHGCTPTDLVFPTFLFIVGVSVVLATPQKILNANSFQKIITRTLRIFCLGMFLYFFSKIQAFGLEGLSLLGFRLILTAIIVAALFSDYDKKLQLYVALAVFIIMMILAFGGFKDYETVRIPGVLQRIAIVYFIVSILYLKTNWKTQAIFGVVVLLTYWALMTLIPVPGVGEPNFEKGTNLAAWLDNYLLPGHLWATSKTWDPEGILSTLPAIGTGIAGLLVGTLLTNSFSKDKKALYLFIGAISGIVIGLIWNTVFPINKALWTSSYVLYAAGIASLCLVILYYIIDIKGISGWTKFFVIFGVNPMVVFFFSGIIPRVLSGIKVAYPNDPAHEPIGLQTYFYEFQLSPLFSDPMNASLAYALTYLTLWFVILYILYRNKLVFKV; encoded by the coding sequence ATGAAAACCCGCTTAATTTCTTTGGATGTCCTGCGTGGACTAACCATTATCCTTATGACAATCGTCAACAATCCCGGCGATTGGGGACATGTTTATTCGCCACTCTTACATGCAGAATGGCATGGCTGTACACCAACTGATCTTGTATTTCCAACATTCCTTTTTATTGTTGGCGTTTCGGTCGTTTTAGCGACTCCACAAAAAATTCTTAACGCAAATTCTTTTCAAAAAATAATAACACGAACGTTAAGGATTTTCTGTCTTGGAATGTTTTTGTATTTCTTTTCCAAGATCCAGGCTTTTGGTTTGGAAGGACTTTCGTTATTGGGATTTCGATTGATTTTAACTGCAATTATCGTTGCAGCACTTTTTAGCGATTATGACAAAAAACTTCAACTTTATGTAGCATTGGCCGTTTTCATCATTATGATGATCCTTGCTTTTGGAGGTTTTAAGGATTATGAAACTGTCAGGATCCCAGGTGTTTTACAGCGAATTGCCATCGTTTATTTTATTGTTTCGATATTATATTTAAAAACGAATTGGAAAACTCAGGCAATTTTCGGCGTTGTAGTATTATTGACTTATTGGGCATTGATGACATTAATTCCGGTGCCTGGCGTTGGAGAACCAAACTTTGAAAAAGGAACAAATCTGGCTGCCTGGCTGGATAATTATTTACTTCCCGGGCATTTATGGGCTACTTCCAAAACCTGGGATCCGGAAGGAATTCTTAGCACACTTCCTGCAATCGGTACCGGTATTGCCGGACTATTGGTTGGTACTTTGCTGACAAATTCTTTTTCCAAAGACAAAAAAGCACTTTATCTTTTCATTGGAGCGATATCAGGAATTGTGATTGGCTTAATCTGGAATACTGTTTTTCCAATTAATAAAGCACTTTGGACAAGTTCTTACGTCTTGTATGCCGCAGGTATTGCTTCGCTTTGTCTCGTTATTTTGTATTATATTATTGATATCAAAGGAATCTCGGGCTGGACTAAGTTTTTCGTGATTTTTGGGGTAAATCCGATGGTCGTGTTTTTCTTTTCAGGGATTATTCCAAGAGTTTTAAGCGGCATAAAAGTAGCTTATCCAAATGATCCTGCCCACGAGCCGATTGGTTTGCAAACTTACTTTTATGAGTTTCAGTTATCTCCGCTTTTTTCAGATCCGATGAATGCTTCGCTGGCTTATGCGCTTACTTATCTGACTTTGTGGTTTGTGATTTTGTATATTCTTTATCGGAACAAGCTGGTGTTTAAGGTGTAA
- a CDS encoding GNAT family N-acetyltransferase: MIRPAIPADADAVAPLMILAMGHIAGIFANSENHEDAIPFFEMFFKMENNQYSYANTLVYENEDGVVGSVTGYDGKDLRKLRQPILDELRKRDPGFTPNDETEAGEFYLDCVNVKENKQGRGIGKILINAFCELGFSLGHNRIGLIVDLENPDAKKLYRNLGFYEAGIRDFMGHQYFHMVKDYDKIVAKDITK, encoded by the coding sequence ATGATAAGACCGGCTATTCCTGCTGATGCAGATGCGGTAGCGCCACTGATGATTCTGGCCATGGGACATATTGCAGGAATTTTTGCTAATTCCGAAAATCACGAAGATGCGATTCCGTTTTTTGAAATGTTTTTTAAAATGGAAAACAACCAATATAGCTATGCAAATACGCTGGTTTACGAAAATGAAGATGGTGTGGTAGGATCTGTGACGGGTTATGATGGAAAAGATCTTCGCAAATTGAGACAACCCATTTTGGATGAATTACGAAAACGCGATCCAGGTTTCACACCAAATGATGAAACAGAAGCCGGCGAATTTTATCTGGATTGTGTTAATGTTAAGGAAAATAAGCAGGGAAGGGGAATTGGAAAAATATTGATTAATGCTTTTTGTGAACTTGGTTTTAGTTTAGGTCATAATCGGATCGGATTAATTGTTGATCTGGAAAATCCGGACGCAAAAAAACTTTACAGGAATCTGGGTTTTTACGAAGCTGGAATACGGGATTTTATGGGTCACCAATATTTTCATATGGTGAAAGATTATGATAAAATAGTGGCAAAGGATATCACTAAATAG
- a CDS encoding Gfo/Idh/MocA family protein: MSQKINIAIVGLGFGAEFIPIYQRHPNANMYAICQRTESKLNAVGDQYGIDVRYTSYEDLLNDPKVDAVHINSPIPNHAEQTLKALRAGKHVACTVPMATSVEDCLEIVKVCKETGKKYMMMETVVYAREFLFVKELYEKGELGKIQFLKASHQQDMEGWPDYWPGLPPMHYATHCVGPVAGLLKLEAEYVSCFGSGTISEDLAKIHNSPFAVESAHIKFKDSDLSAYVYRSLFDVARQYRESFEVYGSKKSFEWPLIEGEDPVIHTAKKPEHEIAEHVKTPDYAHLLPAEIQQFTGHGVYDADDNSHLSFVQGGGHGGSHPHLAHEFISALIEDRDPFPNAWQSANWTSVGILAHESALQGGALIQLPDFKNA, encoded by the coding sequence ATGTCACAAAAAATTAACATTGCTATTGTTGGTCTCGGCTTTGGAGCCGAATTTATTCCTATTTATCAGCGTCATCCAAACGCTAATATGTACGCAATTTGTCAGCGTACGGAATCAAAGTTGAATGCCGTTGGCGACCAGTATGGCATTGATGTGCGCTACACAAGTTATGAAGACCTTTTGAATGACCCAAAAGTTGACGCGGTCCATATCAATTCTCCTATTCCAAACCATGCGGAACAAACGTTAAAAGCATTACGCGCTGGAAAGCACGTGGCTTGTACGGTTCCAATGGCAACAAGCGTTGAAGACTGTCTTGAAATTGTAAAGGTTTGTAAGGAAACCGGTAAAAAATATATGATGATGGAAACCGTGGTTTACGCACGTGAGTTTCTATTTGTGAAAGAGCTATACGAAAAAGGCGAACTGGGGAAAATACAATTTTTGAAAGCCAGCCACCAGCAGGATATGGAAGGATGGCCTGACTACTGGCCAGGTTTGCCTCCAATGCATTATGCAACACATTGCGTTGGTCCTGTTGCCGGATTATTAAAATTGGAAGCGGAATATGTTTCATGTTTTGGCTCAGGAACGATTAGCGAAGATCTGGCCAAAATTCACAATTCTCCTTTTGCTGTGGAATCGGCACATATCAAATTTAAGGATAGTGATTTGTCGGCTTATGTGTACCGCTCGCTTTTTGATGTTGCCCGCCAGTATCGTGAAAGTTTTGAAGTTTACGGCAGCAAAAAGTCTTTTGAATGGCCATTGATTGAAGGTGAAGATCCGGTGATTCATACTGCTAAAAAACCGGAACATGAAATTGCAGAACATGTGAAAACGCCTGATTATGCACATTTACTTCCTGCTGAAATTCAACAATTTACGGGACACGGCGTTTATGATGCCGATGACAATTCACATCTTTCGTTCGTTCAGGGCGGTGGTCATGGAGGTTCTCATCCACATTTGGCTCACGAATTCATTTCCGCATTAATTGAAGATCGTGATCCATTCCCGAATGCATGGCAATCTGCTAACTGGACGAGTGTTGGAATTTTGGCGCATGAATCGGCTTTGCAAGGTGGTGCATTGATTCAGTTGCCGGATTTTAAAAATGCGTAA